From Streptomyces sp. TLI_105, the proteins below share one genomic window:
- a CDS encoding transposase family protein → MVIPLNTPATEGALLVPYPAMLDVPYELVEHVAWLLYEHRRARNARWRKLGCFDQALLTLVHLRKNETFSQLGAGFGISQATAWRYVDETLDVLAGWAPGIHEALTGLGEGDHVVVDGTLIPTDRIRADEPYYSMKHRKHGMNVQVIARPDGTPLWFSRATPGRTRDLTAARARGIVQACLTRQILVLADRACQDVGATVRTPYYHHREQPPDYQQSNHDHARLRAPGERAFAQLKSWRLLRRPRCSTRRISTIVQAVHTLLTCNYPG, encoded by the coding sequence GTGGTGATTCCACTCAACACGCCGGCGACCGAAGGGGCCCTGCTGGTTCCGTATCCTGCCATGCTCGACGTCCCGTATGAGCTCGTCGAGCATGTCGCCTGGTTGCTGTACGAGCACCGCCGGGCCCGCAACGCACGTTGGCGCAAGCTCGGATGCTTCGACCAGGCACTTCTCACGCTGGTACACCTGCGGAAGAACGAGACGTTCTCGCAGCTCGGAGCGGGTTTCGGGATATCCCAGGCCACCGCCTGGCGCTACGTCGACGAGACCTTGGACGTGCTGGCCGGCTGGGCGCCCGGTATCCACGAAGCTCTCACCGGCCTCGGTGAAGGCGACCACGTCGTCGTTGACGGCACCTTGATTCCCACCGACCGGATCCGCGCGGACGAGCCGTACTACTCGATGAAGCACCGCAAGCACGGCATGAACGTGCAGGTCATCGCCCGCCCCGACGGAACACCGCTCTGGTTCTCCCGCGCGACACCCGGCCGCACCCGCGATCTGACCGCGGCCCGAGCCCGTGGCATCGTCCAGGCCTGCCTGACCCGGCAGATCCTCGTCCTCGCCGACCGCGCCTGCCAGGACGTCGGCGCCACCGTCCGCACCCCGTATTACCACCACCGCGAACAACCCCCGGATTACCAGCAGTCCAACCATGACCACGCCCGCCTGCGGGCCCCGGGAGAACGCGCCTTCGCCCAGCTGAAGTCCTGGCGGCTACTCCGGCGGCCCCGATGCTCCACCCGCCGCATCAGCACCATCGTTCAGGCCGTTCACACGCTGCTGACCTGCAACTATCCAGGATGA
- a CDS encoding leucine-rich repeat domain-containing protein: MKATLSLWKQNLGALPESLWQRTELHVLILADNALTRISPQIARLRQLHTLDLGHNDLASVPDELTELPLTQYLYLHDNQLKELPRSLGRLTALRYLNVGGNHLTSLPDTIGEMVGLVELRAEHNRLTALPESIGRLHRLRELWLRGNALTCLPESVGALAELRHVDLRENALPDVPEALAGLSRLRHLDLRSNRLHTLPRWLPELPSLEKLDLRWNNIEPAPRLLDLLARRGCIVWT; the protein is encoded by the coding sequence GTGAAGGCGACACTGAGTCTGTGGAAGCAGAACCTCGGCGCCTTACCGGAGTCGCTGTGGCAGCGGACCGAACTGCACGTGCTGATCCTCGCGGACAACGCACTGACACGGATCTCGCCCCAGATCGCACGACTACGGCAGTTGCACACGCTGGACCTGGGCCACAACGATCTCGCCTCGGTCCCGGACGAGCTGACTGAGCTACCGCTCACCCAGTACCTGTACCTGCACGACAACCAGCTGAAAGAACTTCCCCGATCGCTCGGCCGGCTCACCGCCCTCCGATACCTCAACGTCGGGGGAAACCACCTCACCAGTCTCCCGGACACCATCGGCGAAATGGTCGGACTGGTGGAACTTCGGGCCGAGCACAATCGACTCACCGCCCTCCCCGAATCGATCGGCCGACTGCACCGGCTCCGCGAGCTATGGCTGCGGGGCAACGCACTCACGTGCCTGCCGGAATCCGTCGGCGCCCTGGCCGAACTGCGCCACGTCGACCTACGAGAGAACGCCCTGCCGGACGTCCCAGAGGCCCTGGCGGGACTCTCACGGCTCCGCCATCTCGACCTGCGGAGCAACAGACTCCACACCCTGCCGCGCTGGCTGCCCGAGCTCCCCTCACTCGAGAAACTGGACCTCCGCTGGAACAACATCGAGCCCGCGCCACGGCTGCTCGATCTCCTTGCGCGACGAGGATGCATCGTCTGGACGTAG
- a CDS encoding M4 family metallopeptidase, which produces MKRSVLAASISLTVSGLLIAGMGSPAAAADTARPHPPKADKSQAIQDARASIAAHPAAVRASSDDTFKSASVLVDKDGTRHVHMTREYRGLPVLGGDVIVHSAPSGAFRESTLTLKNSLSLPVTPKVSAEHAEALAQKKFQGKRAKTTSKLVVNALSGTPRLAWQVTVDGIAPDQSPSHFNVLVDALTGQVGQMWNAFHTAEGTGHGYQVGDVPLTTTAISGGYQLKDSTRGNGETRDAQNLTATNDSPPAGWGKAFTDTDNVWGNGALSDRATVAADAHFGIQATWDYYKNVHGRSGIKNDGVGARSFVHYGNNYANAGWDDTSFSMIYGDGAPGDKPFTELDVAGHEMSHGVTSATAGLNYFGDAGGLNEATSDIFGTLVEFNANSPADTPDYLIGEKISSTPLRYMDDPKKDGVSQSCWTTGTKNLDPHYSSGVGNHFFYLLAVGSGSSSWGNSPTCDGGTVTGIGNDAAGKIWYRALTTYMTSGTTYPEARTASIKAAIDLYGASSSQCATVEKAWSGVAVVPTSTTCGGGTTPPSGSNLLSNPGFESGAVNWASSSGVITNDAGATAHSGSYYAWLDGYGSAHTDTLSQSVTIPATAAAPKLSFFLAIDTKESGTTPYDTLKAQVVSGTSTTTLATYSNATPGGYTQRTLDLSAFKGKTVTIKFTGTEDSSLATGFLIDDTAVTTG; this is translated from the coding sequence ATGAAGAGAAGTGTTCTTGCCGCATCGATCTCGCTGACCGTCAGCGGCCTGCTGATAGCCGGCATGGGGTCCCCCGCCGCCGCTGCCGACACCGCTCGGCCTCACCCGCCCAAGGCCGACAAGAGCCAGGCCATCCAGGACGCTCGCGCCTCGATCGCCGCCCACCCTGCGGCGGTTCGGGCGAGCTCGGACGACACGTTCAAGTCCGCCTCGGTCCTGGTCGACAAGGACGGCACCCGGCATGTGCACATGACGCGTGAATACCGCGGCCTGCCCGTGCTGGGCGGTGACGTCATCGTGCACTCCGCGCCCAGCGGGGCGTTCCGCGAGAGCACGCTGACCCTCAAGAACAGCCTCTCCCTGCCGGTGACCCCCAAGGTCAGCGCCGAGCACGCGGAGGCTCTGGCGCAGAAGAAGTTCCAGGGCAAGCGCGCCAAGACGACCAGCAAGCTGGTGGTGAACGCGCTCTCCGGCACCCCGCGGCTGGCGTGGCAGGTGACCGTCGACGGCATAGCCCCCGACCAGTCGCCGAGCCACTTCAACGTGCTGGTGGACGCCCTGACCGGCCAGGTCGGGCAGATGTGGAACGCCTTCCACACCGCCGAGGGCACCGGTCACGGCTACCAGGTGGGTGACGTCCCGCTGACCACCACCGCGATCTCCGGCGGCTACCAGCTCAAGGACTCCACCCGCGGCAACGGGGAGACCCGGGACGCGCAGAACCTGACCGCCACCAACGACAGCCCGCCGGCCGGCTGGGGCAAGGCGTTCACCGACACCGACAACGTGTGGGGCAACGGCGCACTCAGCGATCGCGCCACCGTCGCGGCCGACGCCCACTTCGGCATCCAGGCAACCTGGGACTACTACAAGAACGTGCACGGTCGCAGCGGCATCAAGAACGATGGCGTCGGAGCCCGCTCATTCGTGCACTACGGCAACAACTACGCCAATGCCGGCTGGGACGACACCAGTTTCAGCATGATCTACGGTGACGGCGCCCCCGGCGACAAGCCTTTCACCGAGCTCGACGTCGCGGGCCACGAGATGAGCCACGGTGTCACCTCCGCCACCGCCGGCCTGAACTACTTCGGTGACGCGGGCGGCCTGAACGAGGCGACCAGCGACATCTTCGGCACCCTGGTGGAGTTCAACGCCAACAGCCCGGCAGACACCCCCGACTACCTCATCGGCGAGAAGATCAGCTCCACGCCGCTGCGGTACATGGACGATCCGAAGAAGGACGGCGTCTCGCAGAGCTGCTGGACCACCGGCACCAAGAACCTCGACCCGCACTACTCCTCCGGAGTGGGCAACCACTTCTTCTACCTGCTGGCAGTCGGCTCCGGCTCCTCCAGCTGGGGCAACAGCCCGACCTGTGACGGCGGCACGGTCACCGGCATCGGCAACGACGCCGCGGGCAAGATCTGGTACCGCGCGCTCACCACGTACATGACCTCGGGCACCACCTACCCCGAGGCCCGTACCGCGAGCATCAAGGCCGCGATCGACCTGTACGGCGCGAGCAGCAGCCAGTGCGCCACGGTAGAGAAGGCGTGGAGCGGCGTGGCCGTCGTCCCGACCTCCACCACCTGCGGCGGCGGCACCACGCCACCGAGTGGCTCCAACCTGCTCTCCAACCCGGGCTTCGAGTCCGGTGCGGTCAACTGGGCCTCCAGCTCCGGTGTGATCACCAACGACGCCGGCGCTACTGCGCACTCCGGCTCGTACTACGCCTGGCTGGATGGATACGGCAGCGCGCACACCGACACCCTGTCCCAGTCGGTGACCATCCCGGCCACCGCTGCGGCGCCCAAGCTCAGCTTCTTCCTGGCGATCGACACCAAGGAGTCGGGCACCACGCCGTACGACACGCTGAAGGCCCAGGTCGTCTCCGGCACGAGCACCACCACTCTGGCGACGTACTCCAACGCCACGCCGGGCGGCTACACCCAACGGACCCTTGACCTGTCGGCGTTCAAGGGCAAGACGGTCACGATCAAGTTCACTGGCACTGAGGACTCGTCCTTGGCCACCGGCTTCCTGATCGACGACACCGCGGTCACCACCGGCTGA
- a CDS encoding DUF6528 family protein — MIRHKGRLPRLASLLIGLGLAASLVTAPVGDETAAHAPTAPAPAAYAVTPAVSPFVQSGPRNIVTRVQDTYITNVDDADHSGGQLLHVGTPDNGTTKYRSFLQFDVSKLRGANIKSASLRLYNSFTGSCDGWWMYADPVAAAWSQSTITWANQPALSAGYQSSANFGIGHPTCPDQPVDSDPDTSNGIKRLDVTAVVKAWASGALANHGLRLSAGESGSVAYKDFCSMNPNATDFACHLAYYTPTLEVEFNPGASVIGAADEYAVNYGGYPATSSALEFYDSYAPSLWPATGPYQRWVPDAYHSFQDPYGDLLRAPFAGGTEHRLRPAGAYAAPGRSGQQVLVVGDGQSGLVAVVPYPALSGARFAINVGVSSITNLHGVELLPDGNVAVALSKTGQVKVYTKAQGAIGNAPSAYATAADTKTLDDAHSVLYDPDTNSLWAIGASQLVQYPYTSGTGKLGEPKTFTLPLNPNGSSLAYGHDLEPVYGNPDRMWVSSNAGVVQFSKSGATPCYASSRWPTSATAADGKANRWCTDYTREPLVNKGGMAKSVGNDPVSGTVITTCAGDPTACHAPVAGADSWTTPAITFVDSSGRHEEFWRETYAQYYRARWMVPSYN, encoded by the coding sequence ATGATTCGCCACAAAGGTAGGCTTCCTCGCCTGGCCTCGCTCCTGATCGGTCTCGGACTGGCCGCCTCGCTGGTCACCGCTCCCGTCGGCGACGAGACCGCCGCGCATGCCCCCACGGCCCCCGCGCCCGCCGCCTACGCCGTCACCCCCGCTGTCTCCCCGTTCGTCCAGAGTGGCCCGCGCAACATCGTCACACGGGTGCAGGACACCTACATCACCAACGTGGACGACGCGGACCACTCCGGGGGGCAGCTCCTGCACGTCGGCACGCCGGACAACGGCACGACTAAGTACCGCAGTTTCCTGCAGTTCGACGTCTCCAAGCTGCGCGGCGCGAACATCAAGAGCGCGAGCCTGCGGCTGTACAACTCCTTCACCGGCTCCTGCGACGGCTGGTGGATGTACGCCGATCCGGTCGCCGCCGCCTGGAGCCAGTCCACGATCACCTGGGCCAACCAGCCGGCCCTCAGCGCCGGCTACCAGAGCTCCGCGAACTTCGGCATAGGACACCCGACCTGCCCGGACCAGCCGGTGGACTCCGACCCGGACACCTCGAACGGGATCAAGCGGCTCGACGTGACCGCCGTGGTCAAGGCATGGGCGTCCGGTGCACTGGCCAACCACGGCCTGCGCCTTTCGGCCGGCGAGTCCGGCAGTGTGGCGTACAAGGACTTCTGCTCCATGAACCCCAACGCCACCGACTTCGCCTGCCATCTGGCGTACTACACGCCGACACTGGAAGTGGAGTTCAACCCCGGCGCGTCGGTCATCGGCGCGGCCGACGAGTACGCCGTGAACTACGGCGGCTACCCCGCCACGAGCTCGGCGCTGGAGTTCTACGACTCCTATGCCCCCTCCCTGTGGCCTGCGACGGGCCCTTACCAGCGATGGGTCCCCGATGCGTACCACTCCTTCCAGGACCCCTACGGCGACCTGCTCCGGGCGCCGTTCGCGGGCGGGACGGAGCACCGGCTGCGCCCGGCGGGCGCGTACGCTGCGCCCGGCCGCAGCGGCCAGCAGGTCCTGGTCGTCGGGGACGGTCAGAGCGGCCTCGTCGCCGTCGTCCCGTACCCGGCTCTGTCGGGGGCGCGCTTCGCCATCAACGTCGGCGTCAGCTCCATCACCAACCTGCACGGCGTGGAACTCCTGCCGGACGGCAACGTGGCCGTGGCTCTGTCCAAAACCGGCCAGGTGAAGGTCTACACCAAGGCCCAGGGTGCGATCGGCAACGCGCCCAGTGCTTATGCCACCGCCGCGGACACCAAGACGCTGGACGATGCCCACAGCGTGCTGTACGACCCGGACACCAATTCGCTGTGGGCCATCGGGGCGAGCCAACTCGTCCAGTACCCCTACACGAGCGGCACCGGGAAGCTCGGCGAACCTAAGACCTTCACCCTGCCGCTGAACCCCAACGGGTCGTCCCTGGCCTACGGCCACGACCTCGAGCCCGTCTACGGCAACCCCGACCGGATGTGGGTGTCGTCCAACGCGGGGGTCGTCCAGTTCTCCAAGTCCGGGGCCACGCCCTGCTACGCCTCGTCCCGGTGGCCGACCTCCGCGACTGCGGCCGACGGGAAGGCCAACCGCTGGTGCACGGACTACACCCGTGAACCGCTAGTCAACAAGGGCGGCATGGCCAAGAGCGTCGGCAACGACCCAGTCTCCGGCACCGTGATCACGACTTGCGCGGGAGATCCCACCGCCTGCCACGCGCCCGTCGCGGGTGCCGACAGCTGGACGACGCCGGCGATCACCTTCGTGGACTCCTCCGGTCGCCATGAGGAGTTCTGGCGTGAAACCTATGCTCAGTACTACCGGGCGCGCTGGATGGTGCCCAGCTACAACTGA
- a CDS encoding VOC family protein, which yields MINDLIVLYTDRLGACRDFYSGLGLTLVREQHGTGPERYAATLAHGAVLELYPTGHRQPPAISGSA from the coding sequence ATGATCAACGATCTGATCGTTCTCTACACCGACCGGCTCGGCGCCTGCCGCGACTTCTACAGCGGCCTCGGGCTCACGCTTGTACGCGAGCAGCACGGCACCGGCCCCGAGCGCTACGCCGCAACGCTCGCGCACGGCGCCGTCCTGGAGCTGTACCCGACCGGGCACCGCCAACCACCGGCTATCTCCGGCTCGGCCTGA
- a CDS encoding MMPL family transporter has product MLSKALLRLGASAARHPWRVIAAWLIAATLAVLAAVAFGGRTADSMTAPGLDSRGAAELIERAGTGQEGMTAQVVVTPLDGGATFFDDGARTALTRLRAEVQRLPHVLGTSDPAGALDAGGDTAVRGGLVSADGRIAVVRVQYPDQSRLSAEDLDALVGLGDRLRAELPLRIEMGGNLFYAFSDPDGGVSELIGLLAAAAILFLAFGSLVAAALPIGMAVFGLTVGVATMTVLAGVTDVPTFAPVLGSMVGLGVGIDYALFVLARHREYLARGLDPREAAGRAVATAGRPVVFAGGTVVVSILGLAVANVPFMTVGGIAVSIVVLTMVVASVTLLPAFLGAAGPRLSRAGRIGRALQTRKLGRLARRRDPAAGAAHAAGWRRWIGHVGRHPVPYAVGAAGLLLTATLPVLGLRVGLPDDGSLPQSRTERRAYDLVAEGFGPGTNGPLVIAADPAGDPGVVDRLVTTVAADPGIASVAPTRIDRATGIATLVVFPTTSPQDKATADTIARLRADVLPTAIGHGPARAHVGGAAASLSDVGRRTSERLPLFVAAVLALSFLLLMLVFRSAVVPLKAVLLNLLSIGAAYGIMVAVFQWGWGGALIGLEATVPIVSFIPMFLFAILFGLSMDYEVFLLSRVREEYLRTGDNGTAIVEGVAGTARVITSAALIMVAVFLSFAVAEDPSTKMFGLGLATAIFIDATVVRMVLVPATMTLLGRANWWLPGWLDRVLPRDPVGTDDTDAESSGEDPRPRLVDR; this is encoded by the coding sequence ATGCTCTCGAAAGCCCTGTTGCGCCTGGGCGCAAGCGCCGCGCGCCATCCCTGGCGAGTGATCGCGGCATGGCTGATCGCCGCCACGCTCGCCGTCCTCGCCGCCGTCGCCTTCGGCGGGCGGACCGCGGACTCGATGACCGCTCCGGGACTGGACTCCCGAGGGGCCGCGGAACTGATCGAGCGGGCAGGCACGGGTCAGGAGGGGATGACCGCCCAAGTGGTCGTCACCCCCCTCGACGGCGGTGCGACGTTCTTCGACGACGGCGCGCGCACCGCTCTCACGCGGCTGCGGGCCGAGGTGCAGCGGCTGCCGCACGTGCTCGGCACGAGCGACCCGGCGGGGGCGCTCGACGCGGGCGGGGACACCGCCGTGCGCGGCGGCCTCGTTTCGGCCGACGGGCGGATCGCGGTCGTCCGGGTGCAGTACCCCGACCAGAGCCGGCTGTCGGCCGAGGACCTCGACGCCCTCGTCGGACTCGGTGACCGGCTGCGCGCGGAGCTGCCCCTGCGCATCGAGATGGGCGGGAACCTCTTCTACGCGTTCTCCGACCCCGACGGGGGCGTGAGCGAGCTGATCGGCCTTCTCGCCGCGGCCGCGATCCTGTTCCTGGCGTTCGGTTCGCTCGTCGCCGCCGCGCTGCCGATCGGCATGGCGGTCTTCGGGCTGACCGTCGGGGTTGCCACGATGACGGTACTGGCGGGGGTGACGGACGTCCCGACCTTCGCCCCTGTCCTGGGCAGCATGGTCGGGCTCGGAGTGGGCATCGACTACGCGCTGTTCGTGCTCGCCAGGCACCGGGAGTACCTCGCGCGCGGGCTCGATCCCCGCGAGGCGGCGGGGCGAGCGGTGGCCACGGCGGGGAGGCCCGTGGTCTTCGCCGGCGGCACCGTCGTCGTATCGATCCTCGGCCTGGCGGTCGCGAACGTACCGTTCATGACGGTGGGCGGGATCGCCGTCTCGATCGTCGTTCTGACCATGGTGGTCGCGTCGGTGACGCTGCTGCCGGCCTTCCTCGGCGCCGCCGGCCCACGCCTGTCCCGGGCCGGCCGGATCGGCCGGGCTCTGCAGACCAGGAAGCTGGGCCGACTCGCACGGCGGCGGGACCCGGCGGCAGGCGCCGCCCACGCCGCCGGGTGGCGTCGCTGGATCGGGCACGTCGGCCGGCACCCGGTGCCGTACGCGGTCGGCGCGGCGGGGCTGCTGCTGACGGCGACGCTGCCCGTGCTCGGCCTGCGCGTCGGCCTGCCCGACGACGGCTCACTGCCGCAGAGCCGTACCGAACGCCGGGCCTACGACCTCGTCGCCGAGGGGTTCGGCCCGGGCACCAACGGTCCCCTCGTCATCGCCGCGGACCCCGCCGGTGATCCGGGAGTGGTGGACCGTCTCGTCACAACGGTCGCGGCGGATCCGGGCATCGCGTCCGTCGCGCCGACGCGCATCGATCGGGCCACCGGCATCGCGACCCTCGTGGTGTTCCCGACCACCAGCCCTCAGGACAAGGCCACGGCCGACACCATCGCCCGGCTGCGCGCCGACGTGCTGCCCACGGCGATCGGGCACGGCCCGGCCAGGGCCCACGTCGGCGGCGCCGCCGCGAGCCTGTCCGATGTGGGCCGACGCACCAGCGAACGCCTGCCGTTGTTCGTCGCCGCCGTGCTGGCGCTCTCGTTCCTGCTGCTGATGCTGGTCTTCCGCTCGGCCGTCGTACCGCTCAAGGCGGTGCTGCTGAATCTGCTGAGCATCGGCGCGGCCTACGGCATCATGGTCGCGGTCTTCCAATGGGGCTGGGGAGGCGCGCTCATCGGGCTGGAAGCGACGGTTCCGATCGTGTCGTTCATCCCGATGTTCCTCTTCGCCATCCTGTTCGGTCTGTCGATGGACTACGAGGTGTTCCTCCTCTCCCGCGTACGCGAGGAGTACCTGCGCACCGGCGACAACGGCACGGCGATCGTGGAGGGCGTCGCGGGCACCGCCCGGGTCATCACGTCGGCCGCCCTCATCATGGTGGCGGTCTTCCTGTCCTTCGCCGTCGCCGAGGACCCCTCCACCAAGATGTTCGGGCTCGGCCTGGCCACCGCGATCTTCATCGACGCCACGGTCGTCCGCATGGTGCTGGTACCGGCGACCATGACCCTCCTCGGCCGGGCCAACTGGTGGCTGCCGGGGTGGCTGGACCGGGTGCTTCCCCGCGACCCGGTCGGCACCGACGACACCGACGCGGAATCCTCGGGTGAGGACCCGCGTCCACGGCTGGTTGACCGTTGA
- a CDS encoding TipAS antibiotic-recognition domain-containing protein, producing MGNSYEDECRRSLAEEQARSLAGTNDWEHVDRERVHQDWDVLYREITAFLDGGSLPGDQQIQELVRRHFDIVCRFYTPSREAYVGMSLFYAEDEAMRAFHDSYHPGLVEFLGAAIKVFAEQGSGFAPSARAEASA from the coding sequence GTGGGGAACAGTTACGAGGACGAGTGTCGCCGGTCGTTGGCCGAGGAGCAGGCGAGGAGCCTTGCCGGGACCAATGACTGGGAACATGTGGACAGGGAGCGGGTACACCAGGACTGGGACGTCCTGTACCGGGAGATCACGGCTTTCCTGGACGGCGGCTCCCTGCCCGGGGACCAGCAGATCCAGGAGCTCGTCCGCAGGCACTTCGACATCGTCTGCCGGTTCTACACCCCCTCCAGGGAGGCTTACGTCGGCATGTCGCTCTTCTACGCCGAGGACGAGGCCATGAGGGCGTTCCACGATTCCTACCACCCCGGGCTGGTGGAGTTCCTGGGCGCCGCGATCAAGGTGTTCGCCGAGCAGGGGAGCGGGTTCGCCCCCAGCGCACGGGCCGAGGCTTCGGCGTAG
- a CDS encoding IS5 family transposase produces MGRGTWSWIVPDGLWEIAKPLIPPSRVRPQGGGTQDTPDGTLFAAIIYVLVSGCAWRALPPCFGVSKSTAHRRFLIWSRAGVRGRLHEEVLHRLDDADLLDLSAPSSTAPTSGRKKGGEPTGPGPVDRGKAGSEMHVLSDANGLPLLVGTPAAHTHDSQALEPMIVGFQTKHDPHRRRHFKPQHLHTDNAYDIPGRLIAVTKGNVI; encoded by the coding sequence ATGGGGCGGGGTACGTGGAGTTGGATTGTTCCGGACGGGCTGTGGGAGATCGCGAAGCCACTGATCCCGCCGTCGAGGGTACGGCCACAGGGCGGCGGGACGCAGGACACGCCCGATGGAACGCTGTTCGCCGCGATCATCTACGTGCTGGTGTCTGGTTGCGCCTGGCGGGCCCTGCCACCCTGCTTCGGGGTCTCGAAGTCGACAGCCCATCGCCGGTTCCTGATCTGGTCCCGTGCCGGGGTGCGGGGCCGGCTGCACGAGGAGGTCCTGCACCGTCTCGACGACGCCGACCTGCTCGACCTGTCCGCGCCGTCCTCGACTGCGCCCACGTCAGGGCGAAAAAAGGGGGGCGAACCCACCGGTCCGGGCCCCGTGGACCGTGGCAAAGCGGGTTCCGAAATGCACGTCCTGTCGGACGCGAACGGCCTGCCCCTCCTCGTCGGCACCCCGGCCGCCCACACCCACGACAGCCAGGCCCTGGAACCCATGATCGTGGGCTTCCAAACGAAACACGATCCTCACCGCAGACGTCACTTCAAACCCCAACATCTACATACCGACAATGCCTACGACATCCCTGGCAGGTTGATCGCAGTCACCAAGGGCAATGTGATCTAG
- a CDS encoding HEAT repeat domain-containing protein: MATFVHLTPAACAAGIRRSGIKARGERRGVYLFPVLASYALTHQWLRELARRPGSRGVVAVQVRLPDGEPVAVGRYGRSFDELTAAEAVRRIRELGDGALGWEVFLPRTIARGEVRQVRAVRQVAGWRYFPGAHGVTPCVCAGCVQPGAYGSRRLRERRPHPLDGPAPASRVLLARLERAEARADTAALRDTLQWYGLRRRGPVERLAPLAGHPDARVRQGLARAVARWSTPGADELLRELAGDAVTDVRQTVAEAVAYRRTEASAALLTALGRDPSPAVRDAAVEGLVACGTPAAEAVLALLADDPDATVRTTVALLTEE, translated from the coding sequence ATGGCAACCTTCGTGCACCTGACACCCGCCGCCTGCGCGGCGGGCATTCGGCGGAGCGGGATCAAGGCGCGGGGGGAGCGGCGGGGGGTCTATCTGTTCCCCGTCCTGGCCTCGTACGCGTTGACGCACCAGTGGCTGCGGGAGCTGGCCCGGCGGCCGGGGTCGCGGGGGGTCGTCGCCGTGCAGGTGCGGCTGCCGGACGGGGAGCCGGTGGCCGTGGGGCGGTACGGGCGGAGCTTCGACGAGCTCACGGCGGCCGAAGCGGTGCGGCGGATAAGGGAGTTGGGGGACGGGGCGCTCGGGTGGGAGGTGTTCCTGCCTCGGACGATCGCGCGGGGCGAGGTGCGGCAGGTGCGGGCGGTGCGGCAGGTCGCCGGGTGGCGGTATTTCCCCGGGGCCCATGGGGTCACGCCGTGTGTCTGCGCGGGGTGCGTCCAGCCCGGCGCGTACGGGTCCCGGCGGCTTCGGGAGCGGCGGCCGCACCCGTTGGACGGGCCCGCGCCCGCCTCGCGCGTACTCCTCGCACGGCTGGAGCGGGCCGAGGCGCGGGCGGACACGGCCGCGTTGCGTGACACGCTCCAGTGGTACGGGCTCCGCCGGCGCGGCCCGGTGGAACGGCTCGCGCCCCTCGCGGGCCACCCGGACGCCCGCGTCCGGCAGGGGCTCGCGCGGGCGGTGGCCCGCTGGTCGACGCCGGGGGCGGACGAGCTGCTGCGGGAGCTGGCGGGCGACGCCGTGACCGACGTACGGCAGACCGTCGCCGAGGCGGTCGCCTACCGGCGTACCGAAGCCTCCGCCGCCCTCCTCACGGCCCTCGGCCGCGACCCCTCCCCCGCCGTCCGCGATGCCGCCGTGGAAGGACTCGTCGCATGCGGGACGCCTGCGGCGGAGGCCGTGCTCGCGCTGCTCGCGGACGACCCCGACGCCACCGTACGCACGACCGTGGCCCTGCTCACGGAGGAGTGA
- a CDS encoding NAD(P)H-binding protein yields the protein MILVTGATGNIGSALLKELHAHGAGPLRVLTRDAARAAFPEGVEAVEGDLAEPASLKPVLKGVRSLFLVSRLGPDTDILEAARQAGVEHVVLVSSITVQTHPHLGPAGENLAVEELLKASGMAWTILRPTQFASNALMWAASIQGRKTVHVPYAETALPTIHPADIASVARVALTEPGHHGRTYALTGPEPVTARQQVEAIAAALDREVPFAEISRLQARAQMVATFGPEAADAVLDVTGGDVNHELSMVRDTVSQVTGTPARPFQQWASENANAFR from the coding sequence ATGATCCTCGTCACCGGAGCCACTGGAAACATAGGCAGTGCCCTGCTCAAGGAGCTGCACGCACACGGTGCCGGACCGCTGAGGGTGCTCACCCGTGATGCCGCTCGGGCCGCCTTCCCCGAAGGGGTCGAGGCCGTGGAGGGCGACTTGGCAGAGCCTGCGTCGTTGAAGCCCGTGCTGAAAGGGGTGCGCTCGCTGTTTCTCGTGTCGCGTCTGGGCCCGGACACCGACATCCTCGAAGCCGCCCGGCAGGCGGGCGTGGAGCACGTCGTGCTGGTGTCGTCCATCACCGTCCAGACCCACCCGCACCTCGGCCCCGCCGGCGAGAACCTGGCGGTGGAGGAGCTACTCAAGGCAAGCGGCATGGCCTGGACGATCCTGCGGCCGACGCAGTTCGCGTCGAACGCCCTGATGTGGGCCGCTTCCATCCAAGGCCGCAAGACCGTCCACGTGCCGTACGCCGAGACCGCGCTGCCGACCATCCACCCCGCGGACATCGCATCGGTGGCACGCGTGGCACTGACCGAGCCCGGCCACCACGGACGCACATATGCCTTGACCGGTCCAGAGCCGGTGACCGCCCGACAGCAGGTCGAGGCCATCGCGGCAGCACTGGACAGGGAGGTCCCCTTCGCCGAGATCAGCCGTCTGCAGGCCCGCGCACAGATGGTCGCGACCTTCGGGCCCGAGGCCGCGGACGCCGTGCTCGACGTCACTGGCGGAGACGTGAACCACGAGCTGTCGATGGTGCGCGACACGGTTTCACAGGTCACCGGAACGCCGGCCCGCCCGTTCCAGCAGTGGGCATCGGAGAACGCCAACGCCTTCCGTTGA